Part of the Catalinimonas alkaloidigena genome is shown below.
GGCGATTTCAGCCACCATGCGCTGCATTTCCCCGTAGAAGGGAACAGAACGGCTCACCATGTCATCAAAGACGGTAGCTACTTTTTTGCTGAATTTAAAGTCATCTACCCGGTTGGTAGGTTCTTTAAACACCTCATCTTTAATATCAATAGTCTTTTCGGAGATATCTTTCACTCCTTCGTTTACTGAATCTTTCATAAAATTAAAGTCAATTACATGCTCTACTTAAATAATTTGCATTGCTTAAATCAAAACTTATAGTTAAAGTCTAGTCGCATTACCTGCGTCTCGTAATTGTTCTCATAACGAGCTGTAAAGGCTTCCTCCACAATATCCTGTCGGATACCAAAATTGTAAAACATATCGCTGATAGAGAAGGTGAGTTCTCCTTTGCCATTCATCATGCCTTTTTTGATACCTAAATCCACTGAGGAACGGGAAAGCTGCTCTCCCTGGGGAATATTTTTCGGTGCGTAATAGATTCCTGTCAGTTGAAGCTGAATATCTCTAGGCAAGTTGAACAGGCCATTGAGTTTGAAATCCCAGGTATTATCATCAGACTCATTGATGTTAAATGGACGTTCATAAGGAAAAAGTATTGTGCCCGTATAGGCATCAATATGATTGTTGTACCAGTTGAAACTACCCGATAGCTTGGCAAATTCATTGATATCCTGGGTAAGGATAAGTTCAACCCCAGTATTGGTAGCCCCCCCGGTGTTTTGATAAGTTTTGTTGATGATATTATAATCAGTATTACTGCTGTCAATGGCAAAAATACGCATGAAAGGATCTTCAATAATACGATGAAAGCCCGCCACATACATAGAACCAGTGGCCCAGAGGTATTTATAGGCCAGCTCAAAAGTCTGGGTAAATTGAGGGCGAAGGTAAGGATTACCTACTTTGAGCAGTTCAGGATCATCAAATTTGGGGAAGACCCGCAGTTCGGGCTCGCCGGTTCTGTCTACCCGGTTATTGTAAAAAGCTGAAAGGCGGTTGCTTTCATTGATTTTGTAGGTGAAGCGGATATTAGGAAACAGCCGGAAATAATCATAAGCATCATTGGTGGGATAATAAGCATTAGCCGGGTCCAGATTATAAAACACTTCGGTCTGCTCTGCCCTTATACCGCCCTCAATATCATAGAAGGGCTGCTCCAAGATATAGTTAAGGTAAGCAGCATAGAGATCTTCTCCCCATCTGGACCAATCGCCCAGATCAGGATAAATGATAGAATTTTCTCCGGGAGTGATGGCATACTCTACCGGCAGTCTTCTGATTCTTACTTTGGCACCGGCTTCCAGCCTGCCGCTCATCAGCGGTTTCACATAGTCAATACTGGCGGTGGTGGTATGTTCAATCGCCAGGATATTGGTCTTGTCTTTACCTTGTCGCACAGCTGAGCTATCGTTGAGGGAATAGGTTTCGTCTTCCCAGCCCCGGGTGTACTGAAGCCCAGCGTCCAGCGTATGCCCGGCGGATTCAAATTTATGTTTGTACTGTGCTGAGAGATTGATATAGCCGGTTACCTCTTCCTCATTCCAGGCGTAGTAGCGGTAGCGCCTTTCTGCATTCTGATCAATGTAGGCCACCTGTGCTGTATCCACGTGTCTTTCAAAGTCATAAATACCAGAGAAGGTAAGGGTGTTATTGTCATCCAGGTTCCAGTCTACGCCTCCGTTCAGGATATAGTGTACCTGTCGGCGGTTTTCAGGTACCTGTGAAATGGTATTCCGCCCATCACTATAGTTACGGATGGTAAATTCATTGTTGGGAAGCGCCTCCTGCAAAATGACTTGCGATTGCAGAAAATAATTGAGCTTGGGTGTACGATAGTTCAGGTTGAGGCTGGGGATAGCCTTAGGGTTATTTTGGAAGCTGCCAAGTTCGGTGGGCAGATCTTCCCTGGGTGGTGCTGAAAACGCGCCTAAACCAAGACTTAATCCCACATCACCGCTGAAACCGGATTCTTTTTCTTTCTTATAAATGATATTGATGATACCGGCCATGCCTGAGGCATCGTACTTAGCAGATGGGTTGTTGATGATCTCAATGCGTTCAATATTGGCAGCGGGAATATTATCCAGGGCTTTCTGGTTGCCAAAACCGGTAAGGCTGGACTGCTTACCATCTATCAGGACTGCCACTTTATCGCTCCCCCGGAGGATTACTTTTCCCTCCTGATCTACCGTTACGCCGGGCATGGTTTTCATCACATCCAGTACTGAGCCGCCAGACTGGGAAAGGATATTGTCTACATTAAAGGATTTTTGATCAAGGCCGGAGGATACAATTTCCCTTTGCCCTTCCACCACTACCTCATCCAGTTGAGCGCTAACTGCCTCCAGCGCAATAGTACCTACATCAAAATACGTATTGAGTTCACCTAACAAAACATCCACATTCCTGGGCTGATAACCGACAAAAGAAAAATGCAGGCTATATTTACCTTTCCTTAAACCTTCAATAGAAAACAGCCCCTCTTCATCAGTAATCACTCCGCTCACCAAGGTACTGTCCGGGACAGAAAAAACAGAGACGGACGAATAGGGAAGCGGTTCATTAGCACTGGCCTCCGATACTTTTCCGGAAATCGTATTGTCTCCCTGAGCCGTCAATGATGCTGAAAGTAACATCAGTGCGAGTAAAAAAATGTAGTGCTTCATTTGCCTGCTTTGAGTTATGCAAATGAATGAAGTAATTCTGTAGAAATTCTGGATATTGAGGTGGCTTTCAAAAAAGAATATGAATGGTATGGGTTTGCTCCTTTTGTTGATAAGTGACTTTCCAGTGATAAGTCTCACAAATCTTTTGCACCAGTGAAAGCCCCAGGCCCGATGATTCATGACTGGGATTTTCTTTGACGAAACGCTCAAAAAGTTTTTCCGGTGGATTCGTCAAAGCCAGTCCGGTATTACTGAATTCTAGTCCTTGGTTATCCAGGTAAATATTGATCTCCCCTTCTGCTATATTATGTTTGATAGCGTTGCTCATCAGGTTATTGATGAGTATGCCTGCAAGGGCTGGATTTATAGGAAATGTCCGCGTATATTCCTCCGAAATAAACTTGATGCTCAGCTGTTTATCGGCAAGCATCTCCTTAAAGTCTTTCAGGGTGTTGCTGATGACCTCCTTTAAATTGATCTTTTCCAGATGCTTAAACTGCCGGTTTTCAATTTTAGAAAGCAACAGCAGGCTTTGGTTGATTTTAGAAATGCGGTGAAGCCCCTGGCTGATTTTAGTTACAATTTTAGCGGCTTTCTCCTGCTGAATCTCTTCCTGTAAAAGGTCCAGGTTACTTTTGATGACCGCCAGCGGTGTTTGTATTTCATGGGAGGCATTTTCAGTAAATTCTTTTAACCTCAAATAATCTCCGTGGATCTTATCAGTCATTTTTCTGATGGCTGCATTAAGCTCCTGAAACTCCTGGATATCGGATTGGGTCTCTTTAACGGCCTGGGGATTATCTAGTTCGTAGCTGCGCAAGAGTTGAATATTTTCATAAAAACCTGCCCAAAGTTTTCGTATCTGAAAGTAGTTCACCAGCAAAAGTGCCAAGACCATGAGCATAAACAACAATACCAGAGACACTGTGACTGCAAGCAGTAATTTATCAGATTCTATCAAAGACTCCCTAAAAGTGAGCTGAAAAGGCTGACCTTCAAAAGTTTCGTATACGGTGATCTGCCGATAGGGTATCCATTGCCCCCGGTAGTGGTCCCATAGTACGGTATCCTGGAATGTGCGGGTATCCTGATAAGTATCAACTTGTTTGATTTCAAACTCTACTTCAGCAATATTTTCCAGCGGTATATCTTGCGCTCTAAGTTCTTCTATCTTCTTTTCTATCTCAAAATCCAGGATTTCAGAGATTTCCTCCCTAATGGCTGCCTGTATCATAAAATAAAACATCAGGCCTGCTGTCAGAAATACAGGCGTAGCGAGCAGCAGATAATAGCGGTTGGCCTTAGAGAGCAGCTTCAATCTTTGACGAATTTATACCCCATTCCATAAACAGCATGAAGGTAGTGGTTCTGACTATACTGATTCAGCTTTTTCCTCAGGTTTTTGACTTGGGAATAGATGAAATCATAAGAATCGGCTACATCCATATGGTCACCCCATAAGTGTTCGGCAATAGCCTCTTTGGAAATGACCCGCTGCGCATTGGCCATAAAAAACTCTAACAGTAAATATTCTTTTGGCGTCAGGTCTACAGCATGGCCATTGACATAAACTTCTTTGCGCTCAGGGATAACCAGTATATCCTGAAAGTTAATTTCATTGTTGCCCTGAAAGTTTCGCCTTCTAATCAAAGATTTGATGCGGGCGTTTAATTCTGCCAGGTGAAAGGGTTTGGTTAAGTAATCATCAGCACCAATATCTAGTCCTGTGATTTTATCATCCAGGGAATGTTTTGCCGAAATGATGATGATCCCTGCCAACGAGTAAATTTTCTTTAGCGTGCGGATAATCTCCAATCCATTTCCACCCGGCAAAGTGATATCTACCAGAATACAATCATACTCGTACATATTGACTTTCTCCTCGGCGGCCTTATAATCACTTGCAATCTCACAGAGATATTTTTCCTTGCTAAGAAAACTAACAATCGCTTCTGATAGTGTAGAGTCATCTTCAATGAGTAGAACCTTCATAAACAAATATGATTCCTGTTAATATAGTAAGAAAGTGATTTGATCTTGTTGTTGATTTGATTTTCTTAAAACGATCGTGGCTGTTACACAAATAAAATTTCAGTTCGTATTTAATAATAGTCCATCAATAAGAGAACTCATTTACGTGAGTTCATAGCTGATACTTCAGCAATTCTGCCACAGCCTGCTGATACTCATTTTCCAGTCTCAGATACTTGTCTTCTGCTTCATAGAAATACATGATTTCCATAAAGAATTCTATGGATGAGATTTCTCCCAAGCGCAAAGCCTTTTCCAGCAATGCGGTATTGTTTAGTTCTGAAAGCAATCCCTCATATTCCTGCAAAGTGTTCTGTAAAGTCTGCTGTTTCTCATACAATCTGCGAATTGTATAGAGATGCTCAGTCCTTTCTCTTGCCACTGCCTGATTACTCCAATTGATTTGCGCTTGCGCTAGCTTAATTTTGTTTTTATCTTCCCAAAGTGGAATGGAAATGCCAGCCATAAAGCCATTGTATTGCTGACCTAAGATAGCCTGGTACCGATAACCTGCCTGAAAAGAAGGTAAAACTAATGCCCGGTTTACTGACAACTGTTCCTGACTGACCTCTTGCTGCTGCTCATAATAATTAAGTGTCGGATCATTGGCTTCGGTGAGAGGCTCCAGTACCTCAAACTCAGGAATGTTATCCATCTCAGGATAGTTATCGGCAGTAAACAACATTTCTTCCCCTCCATTCAGGGCTGTAAGCTTTTCTGTCATTTGCACAATCTGACTTTCCAATACTATGAGTTCATTATTCAAATTGAGCCTCAGCAATTTGGCTTTGTTGACTTCCAAGATATTGGCATTCCCTTGCGCTAATCTGCGCCCATAATCCCGTACCAATTGCTCAGCATTGCTAAGGCGTTGGTTGAATACAGCCTGTTGTTTACGAGCATAAATTAACTCCAGGCAAAGCAGTTTGGCTTCCAAAAGCACTTGCTGACGCAATGAATCCAATACAAAAGAGAGTTGGTTGATCTGTGCTTCTGCTAAGTCTTTTTTTCTGAAATAAACAGAAGGAAAGTCAAAAGCCTGGGATACGGTCAAGTCTTTCTGCGTTCCTGCCTCAGCAGGTGTGCCGGGCAGGTATTCAAAAGCAAGCATTGGGTTGGGCAGGTAAATATCTGTCTTAAAGGACAAAGCCTGCGCTTCAACGTACTGTCTTCTGGCTTGTAGTGTAGGATTATTTTGCTCCACAGCACGTAATACTTCCTCCACGGTGTTTTGTGCCTCTACTTTCCGATTCAAGCCAAAGATTATAGTCAGCAGGATGATAAAAAAACAATATTTTTTCATAGCATAGGATGCGTTAATCATGCGTATTTTTTGCGGTAGAGCAGAAAGAACACTGCCGGAATGACGGCCAGGTTAAGCAGGGTAGCACTGAGTAAACCTCCCAATATCACCACTGCCATAGGGCTTTGTATTTCATTGCCTGCTTCTGCCCCGGATAAGGCCAGAGGAATCAGGGCCAGCCCCGTAGTAAAAGCAGTCATTAGAATGGGATTCAGCCTGTCCAGAGAACCTTCAATCAGGGTTTCATACAGGTTTTTTCCTTCAATGAGCAGACTTTGGTAATGCGAAATAAGCAATATGCCATTACGGGTGGCAATGCCAAACAAACTGATAAAACCAATGGTGGAAGCAATGGATACGATACCGGAAGTAAAAAAGACAATGATCACCCCACCAATGAGTGCTAGTGGCAGATTAAGCAGTACAATCCCGGATAACGTCAGATCATTAAACTCTAGATAGAGTAAGAGAAAGATAATGATCATAGCAGCAATAGAAGCCAGGAGAAGTAAACGGGAAGCATTGGCCTCACTTTCAAACTGTCCACCATATTCTATCCTGTATTCCTGAGGTAGTTCTACATTTTCAGCAATGCGCTGCTGAATCTCATTGACTACTCCTCTTAAATCTCTTCCTGAGACATTGGCGGATACTACCACTTTACGCTGTACATCTTCCCGGTTGACGTTATACGGACTACCGGCTACACTGACATCAGCTACATAATAGAGGGGTATTTTTTTACCTTCATAAGTATCCAGTGGGGCATTGCGGATACTTTCCAAATCACCACGGCTCTCCTCTTCATAGCGCAGGACCAGATCAAAGCTTTGCTGTCCTTCATACACTTGAGAAACTGTTTCTCCCGCAAAAGCCACGTCTACAAAGTCCATGAGTTCCTGCATACGGATACCATATTTGGCCAGCAGTGCACGTTTGGGTTTAATCCTGAGTTGAGGCACTTCTATCTGCTGCTCTACATTCAGGTCTACCAATCCTTCCACCCCTTCAATTTGCGTTTGAATTTCATTACCCAGGTTGAATAAGCGAGAAAGGTCAGGACCGAAGATTTTGATGGCGATATTGGCTCTTGTGCCGGAGAGCATATGGTCAATGCGGTGGGCAATAGGCTGGCCTATGGTAATATTAGCCCCCGGCACTACACTGAGCTTTTCCCTTAAGTCTGATAGAAAGGCTTCTTCTGAGCGATCCTGCAAAACAAAGGGTGCATCCACTTCAGAGGCATTGACCCCTTGCGCATGTTCATCCAGTTCTGCCCGGCCCGTACGGCGTGAAGTGACCTCAATCTCAGGCATGGAAAGCAGTATCTCTTCCACCAGTGTACCGGTTTTATCTGATTCTTCTAATGAAATTCCAGGAGGCGTCACTACGCTGATCACTAACGAGCCTTCGTTAAATTCAGGCAGGAAACTTCTGCCCAGCTGCGTCATCATCACCAGTGCTACTGCAAAAAGCACTAGCGTACCCGCCAGCACTGCTTTGGGCAATTTCAGTACGCGTTCCAGCACCCAGCGGTAACGGTGAGATAACCAGCGTTCTACTTTACTACCTTCCGCCTGTTTGAGGAGGCGGTCCCTATTCTTGAGCAGATAGCTGCTCAGTACCGGAGTAAGGGTTACGGCTACCAGCAAAGAAGTCAGTACGGCGGTGATAAAAGAGATTCCTAAAGGACGCAGCAGTCGCCCTTCCATCCCGGAAAGGAAAAACAAAGGAATGAAGGCTACAATGATGATCAGCGTAGCAATCATGATGGAGTTTCTGATCTCTTTGGATGCCTGATAGACAATTTGTACGACTGGCATACGCTCAGCTTCAGACTTTCGGGCATTCTCCCGCAGTCGTTTATAGATATTCTCCACATCTATGATGGCGTCATCTACCAGCACCCCAATGGCAATGGCCATCCCTCCCAGACTCATGGTATTGATGGTCAATCCCAATAGCTTAAGTACAATGATGGTCACAAACAAAGAGAGCGGAATAGCCAGCAGAGAAATGATGGTAGTCCGAAAGTTGAGCAGAAACAGAAAGAGCACCAGCGTTACAAAAAAGGCTCCTTCCAGCAGGGTTCTTTGTAGATTGTCAATGGAAGCCTGGATGAAGTTGGCCTGCCGGAAGATGTGGGTATTGATGTTAACCCCTTCAGGAAGTTGCGTCTGCATATCCGCCAGTTCTGAGTCTATGCGCTCGGTGAGTTCCAGCGTATTGGTTTCAGGTTGTTTGAGCACGGTCAAAATCACCGCATCTTCTCCTTTCATGGAACCATCCCCGATCTTGGGAGCAGCGCCGATGGTGAGTTCAGCCACATCAGCGATGGTGACTGGCGTTTGGTCTACTACTTTGATGACAGATTGCCCCATCTCAGGAAGCGCAGTGGTTTTCCCTTCTCCACGGATGATGTATTGATTACCGTATTCATTCAAAAAGCCCCCGGAAGCATTCACATTGGCTCCGGCCACTGCTTCTTCCAGTTCTGAGAAAGTGACACCATAATACTTCATCCGTTCCGGTGAGGCCAGTACCTGATACTGCTTATAATCTCCTCCAATGACAACTACTTGAGAAACTCCACCTACCGATAACAAACGTTTCCGGATGGTCCAGTCAGAAAGGGTGCGCAGTTCCATGGGGGAAACTTCATCAGAACTCACACTAATAAGCATAATCTCTCCCATGATAGAAGATACCGGTGCCAGCACCGGACTTCCGATACCCGGGGGCAGGTTTTCTTCTACCTGAGTAAGCTTTTCGCTGACAATCTGCCTGGCTCGGTAGATTTCCGTTCCCCATTCAAATTCTGCCCATACGATGGAAATCCCCATCGCAGAAGAAGAGCGTATCCTGCGTACATTGGGAGCCCCATTGAGTGCAGATTCTATCTGATAACTCACCAAACGTTCCACTTCTTCAGTAGCCATACCATGTGCTTCGGTAAGCACGGTTACGGTGGGAGCAGTGAGGTCAGGAAAGACATCCACATCCATTTCAAGGGCAATGACCGTACCGGCTACAGAAACTGCCAGTGCCAGAAAAAGGACCAGCAGGCGGTTTTGTAAAGATGCATTGATAATTCTATTCAGCATAGCTGTTCTGCTTTAGTGGGAATGACCATGCGCCGGTACAGAAGAAGACATAGAAGCCATTTTGACCTGATAGGCCCCTTGTGTAACCACCATAGCCCCCGGAGCTATGCCTTTTAACACTTGTACCTGCAATCCATCATCAGCACCCAACCGAACTTCTCTTTTGGCAAAAGACTCACCGCTGATCTGTTCATAGACATAATAGGTGCCGTAGTCTTCCATCAGTGCTGATTTGGGGATGACCAGTACATTCTCCAGGGTTTGGGTTTTGAGGTAAAGCTCCAGAAATGAACCGGAAAGCAGATTTCCCTGATTATCAAGCTCAAAGTAGACTGGCAGATAATGCGCATCTCCTCCGGCACTCTTTCCATAGGATAGCAGCTTACCATTAAAGCTGTCCAGATCATGTACCTGCTCCTGATAAGAAGTCTTGAAATTGGCTGAACGTATCTGGGGAAGCTTCTGAAAGTACTTTTGGGATACTTCTCCTTTGATCATCAGCCGCTGATCTTGTGAAATAGTAGCCAATGGAGCACCGCTGTTGACATAAGCTCCTTCTTCTACCAGTATATTTTTGATAAACCCCAGGATAGGTGACTGTATCTGTTGGCCTTGAGTGCCGTAATTATTCGCCAGATTATTATAATTGGCCTGGGCGACTTCAAAATCTGCTTTGATCTCCTGAAAGTTTTTTCTTGAAATGATCTGATCTTCTACCAGTGCCTGTGCTCTTTCATAATCGGCCTGTGCCCGTTCATATTCAGCCCTTGCCTGTTGCAGGCGGGTGCCAAGGTTGTTTTCGGTAAAACCCGCAGACTGAATATTGAAAATTCTTTCCCCATTTTGCACAGGCTTACCTACTACGATCTGAGAACCTGCAAAAGTAACATTACCGCTGGTCCGGGCATTAATCACTCTTTCTTCCCCTGGCACGGGCATGATCTGCCCGGAAGTTTTGATTACTTCATGGATGTCTCTTTTCTCGACAGCCTTTACCTGAAAATTTACTTTCCAGGCTTGCTCTTTCAAGAAAGTGACTTCTCCTTCCTCCTGTTCGGGGGCATGCTCCACAGCCTCTTCGGTAGTGGCATATACTTCCAGTGAATCAATGATAATACGCTCCTGCATACCAGGCGCATTCAATTCAAAAATAAGCCGGGCTTGCCCTGCCTGTTTGGGCTGTAAGGCAGGGTTGAAGATCCCGGGTGAAGAAGGCGCATCCACCTTTTGACGTATGCCCTTATCTCCCTGCACCAGGCTCACGGTTACTGAACCTTCAGTGACCGGTTTATAATCTTCTAATCGGGTAAAGTGCGCGGCAAAAGAGCTGAGCTGTCCCACTATCAAAGGCTGGAATTCTACAAACAGCTCCAAACTATCGGTCCATACGGTATAGGATAAAGCCTCAGCACCATGTTCGTGCCCGCCTTCTCCATGCGTATGTTCCTCATCTGGGCTGAGCTGGCAACCATAACCCAAAAGGGCTATGGCCACCAGAAACCATATTGGCTTATACATGATAAAAATAATTTTTAGGTGCGCTTAATGATCATGATCCTCTCCGTCCTCATGCATCTGTTCGTGATGCGTAGAGTCGGATACACTGAACTCTTCCTGCTCATGATCTTCATGATCGGCATGGGTAGAACCATCTTCGTGAGTATGGGTGCCTTCATCATGGCTATGTCCATGATCATCAAGTAGATGTACCAGTGCAGGCAGATAGGTATAGAATTGATAGTAAAGCGATATATAAGAAGCTTTTCATTTTCTTAAAAATTTGAATGTTAAAACAAGGGAATAGAAAAGACAGACCTTTACCTGTAATGTGATAAAGATCCCATGCAACATTTAAGAAAATGAAGGAGGGCCACGGCGGGAAGTAGTGTTGAGATATAAAAGTTGAAGTGCTTTATGGTGTTGCCATTCGGGAGGCTTGGGAATCTTGAATAAAAGAAAGAGGCTCCAGGCAATGCTATAGAGCAGGAATAACAGGACCGCTACCAGAGGAACAAACAAGCTTTTGTTACTGGTAAAGTCGGTAAAATGGTTTACTCCCAGATTGGCATGCGCCAGTAAGCTGGTTAGACCCAGAAGCGAATCTGTATCTTCTGAAGAATTATTCTCTGAACTTTCGCCGTGATGATGATGTGATCCATCACTATGATGATGCGTTACGGAATGATCCACCTCTTCTGCTTCAATATGTACATGAGGTATAGCATTATGCAACAATACACCTGCATAAAGAATAAGCATCAAAGTACTTGCTATGGTAGATCGCCAGTTCATTAAGCCAAAGATAAAATAATTTTCCTGACTTAAGGACATTTCATGCTCTTCTTTCTCTTACAGTAAAAGCTAACTGATATGGATAAATTTGATTTGGGAGCTTAAGTAAGAAAAGTATATTAATTTTTATCGTACAGCAAAGAGGCCAAAGACCACAAAAGCTGACAGCCCAAATGATCAGTATGATTACTTTCCATTAATGACTAAGGCTATCAGCACGCTGAGGGCTGGAAGAACCTGGCCTTATTTATCTTTTTCAACCATCATATATACCTTACCTGAATGGCCGCTTGGACCTTCCGTATCAGAAGTTAATATGTAGACTTCCCCTTTGGAATTTTGTCCAAAGCCTAACAAGTAAGAGTTCAAATCACCAGTGGGTGTGTTAGTAAATTCTATCTGATGGAAATCCCATAGCCCTGCACTCCCTTTGGGTTTTGCTATGAACACCAATCCATTAGGTGCTTCATGAGTGGCACTCCAGGTACCAAAAATATACTGGCCGTTCCATTTTGGTAATTCATCTCCCCTGTAAACATATCCCGCCACTACCACAAGACCTAAACCACCAGGTTGTTTAGAATTTTTAAATTCAATGACAGGATCAATCAGCGGATCTCCTTCCGGATCGGTATCCGGGCAATCAGCAGGAACATGTTCAGGGTTTTCTGCATCAAAGCAGTGGGAGCCTTCTTTTACATTCCAACCATAGTTGCCTCCTTTTCTTACAATGCTTACTTCCTCCCATAGTTCCTGCCCTGCATCACCTGCAAATAGTTGGTGGCGGCCTTCCATGTCAAAGGAAAAGCGATACGGATTCCGGAAGCCATAGGCATAAATCTCATCCAGTCCTTCCTTATCTACAAAAGGATTATCAGCCGGTATGCCATAAGGATCACCACCATCCACATCAATCCTCAGGATATTACCCAGCAGGTTTTCTGTGATATCCTGTCCATTACCACCAGCATTATCTTCGTACCAGTCATCTACATGGCCCATGCCCTCATCATCCCGATTGCCACCATCGCCTACAGAGATGTAGAGATAGCCATCCATAGGCCCGAAGACCAGTGTGCCGGCGTTATGATTTGAGTAAGGGAAGTCAAAATGTAAGAGGGTCTTCTCCGAATTAGGATCAGCCATCAAAGGTGCTGCCGAGGCGGTGAACTCAGATACATAATTGGTATGGTCCCAATCATCAGGAGCCTCTGCCCGCAGCGGTGCGCTGTAGTAAACATATAATTTACCGTTGCTGAGATGGTCGGGATGCAGGGCTAATCCCAGCAGCCCTCTCTCATCGTAATGCTCATTGAGCTCTACTAATTTGTCGCGGATATCTAAGAAAGGCTCTTCCCGGAGTGTCCCATCCGGCATCACTACCCGAATCAGGCCAATTTGATCCACAACAAGTAATCTTCCGCTGCCATCAGGTACCTCAGTGACCATAACTGGCGCGGTGAGTCCTTCAGCAACCAGTTCAAGAGCTGGTTTTTTTGCCTTGTCTTTTTTGTCATCCAGCACATCTTCCAAGTCATCTATAAAGCGACAGCCTGATATACAAGCAAAGACAGCAAAAATGACAAATAGTTTGGTAGCTGTTGATCGATAAGTAATAGCCCCGGGTTCGTTGTTTAGTGCATAGTTCCTCATGATTATTCATTTTATAGTGAAAAAGT
Proteins encoded:
- a CDS encoding TolC family protein; this encodes MKKYCFFIILLTIIFGLNRKVEAQNTVEEVLRAVEQNNPTLQARRQYVEAQALSFKTDIYLPNPMLAFEYLPGTPAEAGTQKDLTVSQAFDFPSVYFRKKDLAEAQINQLSFVLDSLRQQVLLEAKLLCLELIYARKQQAVFNQRLSNAEQLVRDYGRRLAQGNANILEVNKAKLLRLNLNNELIVLESQIVQMTEKLTALNGGEEMLFTADNYPEMDNIPEFEVLEPLTEANDPTLNYYEQQQEVSQEQLSVNRALVLPSFQAGYRYQAILGQQYNGFMAGISIPLWEDKNKIKLAQAQINWSNQAVARERTEHLYTIRRLYEKQQTLQNTLQEYEGLLSELNNTALLEKALRLGEISSIEFFMEIMYFYEAEDKYLRLENEYQQAVAELLKYQL
- a CDS encoding sensor histidine kinase; the encoded protein is MKLLSKANRYYLLLATPVFLTAGLMFYFMIQAAIREEISEILDFEIEKKIEELRAQDIPLENIAEVEFEIKQVDTYQDTRTFQDTVLWDHYRGQWIPYRQITVYETFEGQPFQLTFRESLIESDKLLLAVTVSLVLLFMLMVLALLLVNYFQIRKLWAGFYENIQLLRSYELDNPQAVKETQSDIQEFQELNAAIRKMTDKIHGDYLRLKEFTENASHEIQTPLAVIKSNLDLLQEEIQQEKAAKIVTKISQGLHRISKINQSLLLLSKIENRQFKHLEKINLKEVISNTLKDFKEMLADKQLSIKFISEEYTRTFPINPALAGILINNLMSNAIKHNIAEGEINIYLDNQGLEFSNTGLALTNPPEKLFERFVKENPSHESSGLGLSLVQKICETYHWKVTYQQKEQTHTIHILF
- a CDS encoding outer membrane beta-barrel family protein; its protein translation is MKHYIFLLALMLLSASLTAQGDNTISGKVSEASANEPLPYSSVSVFSVPDSTLVSGVITDEEGLFSIEGLRKGKYSLHFSFVGYQPRNVDVLLGELNTYFDVGTIALEAVSAQLDEVVVEGQREIVSSGLDQKSFNVDNILSQSGGSVLDVMKTMPGVTVDQEGKVILRGSDKVAVLIDGKQSSLTGFGNQKALDNIPAANIERIEIINNPSAKYDASGMAGIINIIYKKEKESGFSGDVGLSLGLGAFSAPPREDLPTELGSFQNNPKAIPSLNLNYRTPKLNYFLQSQVILQEALPNNEFTIRNYSDGRNTISQVPENRRQVHYILNGGVDWNLDDNNTLTFSGIYDFERHVDTAQVAYIDQNAERRYRYYAWNEEEVTGYINLSAQYKHKFESAGHTLDAGLQYTRGWEDETYSLNDSSAVRQGKDKTNILAIEHTTTASIDYVKPLMSGRLEAGAKVRIRRLPVEYAITPGENSIIYPDLGDWSRWGEDLYAAYLNYILEQPFYDIEGGIRAEQTEVFYNLDPANAYYPTNDAYDYFRLFPNIRFTYKINESNRLSAFYNNRVDRTGEPELRVFPKFDDPELLKVGNPYLRPQFTQTFELAYKYLWATGSMYVAGFHRIIEDPFMRIFAIDSSNTDYNIINKTYQNTGGATNTGVELILTQDINEFAKLSGSFNWYNNHIDAYTGTILFPYERPFNINESDDNTWDFKLNGLFNLPRDIQLQLTGIYYAPKNIPQGEQLSRSSVDLGIKKGMMNGKGELTFSISDMFYNFGIRQDIVEEAFTARYENNYETQVMRLDFNYKF
- a CDS encoding response regulator transcription factor, with protein sequence MKVLLIEDDSTLSEAIVSFLSKEKYLCEIASDYKAAEEKVNMYEYDCILVDITLPGGNGLEIIRTLKKIYSLAGIIIISAKHSLDDKITGLDIGADDYLTKPFHLAELNARIKSLIRRRNFQGNNEINFQDILVIPERKEVYVNGHAVDLTPKEYLLLEFFMANAQRVISKEAIAEHLWGDHMDVADSYDFIYSQVKNLRKKLNQYSQNHYLHAVYGMGYKFVKD